A single genomic interval of Arachis duranensis cultivar V14167 chromosome 7, aradu.V14167.gnm2.J7QH, whole genome shotgun sequence harbors:
- the LOC107458331 gene encoding amino acid transporter AVT1I isoform X1 yields the protein MEAALSTSTTMSPSTTNGGTSSFAKTCFHGVNGISGIGIVSIPFALASGGWLSIIFLFLISIAACYTGLLIKRCMDKDSTIESLPDIGQRAFGDKGRLLVNIAMNCELYLVITGYLILEGDNLNKLISHFHVDIGGLRITGTQCFVLLSALIILPTVWLEDLGKLLSYVSATGALASIIFLCSLLWNGTIDGTKLHSKGVLFNWKGVPAAVSLYAFCYSSHPVFPNLYTSMKNKHQFSNVLLVCFTLCTLVYAATAVLGYLMFGSEVESEITLNLPKEKISSKVAIYTTLVNPITKYALMLRPIVDAVKSVLPNHYNKRHKLTHVVVSSILLISTVVVALTVPFFGYLMSLVGALLSVSASFLVPSVCYLKISGTYKKLGCEMIINYSIFFVGTAIAAFGTYTSLLQIIKHLKL from the exons ATGGAAGCAGCTCTGTCTACTAGCACAACAATGTCCCCTTCTACCACCAATGGTGGAACCTCATCTTTTGCCAAAACCTGTTTCCATGGGGTTAATGGCATTTCAG GAATTGGTATAGTGTCTATACCATTTGCATTAGCATCAGGAGGTTGGTTAAGCATAATTTTTCTGTTCCTCATATCCATAGCAGCATGCTACACAGGCTTATTAATCAAAAGATGCATGGACAAAGATTCCACTATTGAATCTCTTCCAGATATTGGTCAAAGAGCATTTGGAGACAAAGGAAGGTTACTTGTAAACATTGCAATGAATTGTGAACTTTATTTGGTCATAACAGGCTACTTGATCCTTGAAGGAGATAACTTGAACAAATTAATATCTCATTTTCATGTGGATATTGGGGGATTGAGAATTACTGGAACACAATGCTTTGTTCTACTTTCAGCACTGATTATTCTCCCAACGGTATGGTTAGAAGATCTAGGTAAACTTCTATCATATGTGTCAGCAACTGGGGCCTTAGCATCAATTATATTTCTATGTTCATTGTTGTGGAATGGTACAATTGATGGAACAAAACTTCATAGCAAAGGAGTACTCTTTAATTGGAAGGGAGTTCCTGCTGCAGTTAGCTTGTATGCATTTTGTTACAGTTCTCACCCTGTCTTTCCAAATCTCTACACTTCCATGAAGAACAAGCATCAATTCTCTAat GTTTTGTTGGTGTGCTTCACATTGTGCACTCTAGTATATGCAGCAACAGCAGTTTTGGGATACTTAATGTTTGGATCAGAGGTTGAATCAGAAATAACTCTGAACCttccaaaagaaaaaatcagTTCAAAAGTGGCAATATACACAACTTTGGTTAACCCCATAACCAAATATGCTCTCATGCTAAGACCAATTGTGGATGCCGTAAAAAGCGTGCTTCCAAATCACTACAACAAAAGGCACAAGCTTACACATGTTGTTGTTAGTAGCATCCTTCTCATTTCTACTGTGGTTGTTGCACTCACTGTTCCATTTTTTGGATACCTTATGTCTCTCGTGGGTGCATTACTAAGTGTCTCAGCTTCATTCCTAGTGCCAAGTGTTTGTTACTTGAAGATTTCTGGAACATACAAGAAGTTAGGGTGTGAAATGATCATCAActactctattttctttgtagGTACTGCAATTGCTGCCTTTGGAACTTACACTTCACTCCTACAAATAATTAAGCATTTAAAGTTGTAA